A genomic window from Streptomyces broussonetiae includes:
- a CDS encoding 2-phosphosulfolactate phosphatase, whose translation MQPEFTGIPGTPSAPDVAVVVDVMRAFTVAAWAFSRGAERIVLAGTQREALELKARHPGWLAFQDGAPVPGFDLANSPARLRSLDVSGRTVVQKTTFGTAGALAVADAGLLLCTSFVVAGATAELLRRARPRTVTFVVTGDGGRAEEDLACAQYIADRVRTADADPGPYLDRARRSDAAARLADGVRRGWAGVHPGDVAMCLEADTFPFAMVAARTDGHLVLRPVHTGGAEPGGRRAAGPAQ comes from the coding sequence ATGCAGCCCGAGTTCACCGGGATACCCGGTACGCCGAGCGCGCCGGACGTCGCCGTGGTCGTCGACGTCATGCGCGCCTTCACCGTGGCCGCCTGGGCCTTTTCGCGCGGCGCCGAACGGATCGTGCTCGCCGGTACGCAGCGGGAGGCCCTGGAGCTGAAGGCCCGTCACCCCGGCTGGCTCGCCTTTCAGGACGGGGCGCCGGTGCCGGGGTTCGACCTGGCCAACTCGCCCGCCCGGCTGCGTTCGCTGGACGTGAGCGGTCGTACGGTCGTACAGAAGACGACCTTCGGGACGGCCGGGGCGCTGGCCGTGGCGGACGCCGGGCTGCTGCTGTGCACGAGCTTCGTGGTGGCCGGGGCGACCGCCGAGCTGCTGCGGCGGGCCCGGCCGAGGACGGTGACCTTCGTCGTCACCGGGGACGGCGGACGGGCCGAGGAGGATCTCGCCTGCGCCCAGTACATCGCCGACCGCGTCCGTACGGCCGACGCCGATCCCGGCCCCTATCTCGACCGGGCCCGCCGCTCCGACGCCGCCGCCCGGCTCGCCGACGGCGTACGGCGCGGCTGGGCCGGTGTCCACCCCGGGGACGTGGCGATGTGCCTGGAGGCGGACACCTTCCCGTTCGCCATGGTGGCCGCCCGGACGGACGGCCACCTCGTACTGCGTCCGGTGCACACCGGTGGGGCCGAGCCGGGCGGCCGGCGTGCGGCCGGCCCGGCGCAGTGA
- a CDS encoding DUF1232 domain-containing protein, translating to MDTVTTLLVTGAVVAAVLLAVAVGLLVRLVRTRRTLVRAGLPTGPRRVFWGAVAYLLLPTDLLPDPVYLDDIGVLLLALRSMRAARPLPQEPTGL from the coding sequence ATGGACACCGTGACGACCCTGTTGGTGACCGGCGCGGTCGTCGCGGCGGTGCTGCTCGCCGTCGCGGTCGGCCTGCTGGTACGGCTGGTGCGCACCCGGCGTACGCTGGTTCGGGCCGGGCTGCCGACCGGCCCGCGCCGGGTGTTCTGGGGCGCCGTCGCGTACCTGCTGCTCCCCACGGATCTGCTGCCCGACCCCGTCTACCTGGACGACATCGGCGTGCTGCTGCTCGCGCTGCGCAGCATGCGCGCCGCCCGGCCACTGCCGCAGGAGCCGACCGGGCTCTGA